Proteins found in one Lycium ferocissimum isolate CSIRO_LF1 chromosome 6, AGI_CSIRO_Lferr_CH_V1, whole genome shotgun sequence genomic segment:
- the LOC132061554 gene encoding UPF0481 protein At3g47200-like, which yields MTSQSGGMMDITTSGLQATSRRRQIPKVPLFMRIDNQKSDDYDPKVVSLGPYHHGKPELNFVEDFKPKALQMFIDGSNKNQDFFLEKILGEIDDFRNCYLEEFANKYDDYEFAQMMLLDSCFILNDIEISTNPASKKKTIKHLGIAVYLMTRRDLYLLENQVPFPILKLLVELKNGGDQGSGYHEFEEKLKRYCSQMFFDNQADNMLAKMMEKEPHHLLDVFRRVIVSDEANVRQSRCCDLWRKNHHLLPKSALLTNVFRSVMDLKSKGIHFRPSGIDSLKGVRFTSHYYYANLKLPCWYVSTYTKVFFMNMIAYEMCPNGPTHLTVVSYINFMKSLVISPNDVKELRQEKIIFNTLGSDEEVVQVYKGLKTYGAEDQSIFKNVNWNIQEHYNSKGKTWIAELIDKYFNSPWSLIALVVTAFVTFLIVVQIYYGSPFYHSLHLE from the exons CGTCAAATACCAAAGGTTCCATTATTCATGAGAATTGACAATCAAAAAagtgatgactatgatcctaaaGTAGTTTCATTGGGACCTTACCACCATGGAAAACCAGAACTCAATTTTGTTGAAGATTTCAAGCCCAAGGCTCTACAAATGTTCATTGATGGAAGTAACAAAAACCAAGATTTCTTCCTTGAAAAAATTCTAGGGGAGATTGATGATTTTAGAAATTGTTACCTCGAAGAATTCGCTAAtaagtatgatgactatgaattTGCCCAAATGATGCTCCTCGACTCGTGTTTCATACTAAATGATATCGAAATATCAACAAATCCCGcctctaaaaaaaaaaccatcaaGCATCTTGGCATTGCAGTTTATTTGATGACTAGACGTGACCTATATTTGCTCGAAAATCAG GTACCTTTTCCCATTCTCAAGCTCTTGGTTGAGTTGAAAAACGGCGGTGACCAAGGTAGTGGTTATCATGAATTTGAAGAGAAGTTGAAAAGGTATTGTTCTCAAATGTTCTTCGATAACCAAGCGGACAACATGCTAGCAAAAATGATGGAGAAAGAACCCCATCACCTTCTTGATGTTTTTCGAAGGGTAATTGTCAGTGATGAAGCTAATGTCAGACAATcgcgttgttgtgatctttgGAGAAAAAATCATCATTTACTACCCAAATCGGCATTGCTCACAAATGTGTTCCGCTCAGTCATGGATTTGAAATCAAAAGGGATTCACTTTAGGCCTAGTGGAATCGATTCTTTAAAAGGTGTGAGATTTACATCTCACTATTACTATGCAAATCTCAAACTCCCATGTTGGTATGTTTCAACATACACTAaagtatttttcatgaacatGATAGCTTATGAAATGTGCCCAAATGGTCCTACTCATTTAACTGTTGTGtcatacataaatttcatgaaatctCTTGTGATTTCACCAAATGATGTGAAAGAATTGAGACAAGAGAAGATTATATTCAACACATTAGGAAGTGATGAAGAAGTGGTACAAGTTTACAAAGGGTTAAAAACTTATGGGGCAGAAGATCAATCAATCTTCAAGAATGTGAATtggaatattcaagaacattataaTAGCAAAGGGAAGACTTGGATTGCTGAAttaattgataaatattttaatagcCCATGGTCTCTAATTGCTTTGGTTGTTACTGCCTTTGTTACTTTTTTGATTGTTGTCCAAATTTACTACGGAAGCCCATTTTATCATTCTCTTCATCTTGAATAA